TCCGATCTCGAGATCGGGCAGGATAACGGTCACCGCCGGCAGTGGCTCTCCAGTCTCGTTCAGCACCTTTCCGCTCACCGTGGCGGCATGCGCTTCGACCGGAAGTACCAGACAGGACACGGCTATCGCCAGTATGACGCTCAGGGTTTTCGTTGCATTCATGGGAAACCCTCTGGCGCGCGATTCCACGAACAGATCACTCTGCAAGCAACTCACACTGCATTAAGACTACTTAACGTGTTAAATGCTACCAGACGTATTAACGCACGAGGACTTCGAAGGTCACGTCGATGTCCGTCTCGTCGCTCTGGTTCACGCCGTCCTTGGGTGCTTCATCAAAGTGACTCAGAATGATGCGTAACTGGCCGTTCTGCGCGTTGTCCGGCACGGAAAGGGTAAACGCGAGGCCAACGGGATGGTCCGCTCCCGAATTCGACACGTAATCGGATTCCTTGTCCGCATACTCGACGGTAGCCGCTGAGAATCCCCCGAGGGTCTCAAAGAAGAACTGGTGGGCCTCAGCTTCCTCTTCCACCTCCTCGGTGATGTTCTCCGGCGGGGTTTCGGTCTCGTTCAATACCTCGACCATACCGTTGTAATCCGTTCCGGAAGTTACGGCCAGCACGTCCACGACCGGCTCGTTGCCGCCTTCACCGTCCAGGTCACGGAATCGCACGGTTATCGGCGATCCTCCGCCACTGGGCGTAAGGGTGATCGCAAGCGTCGTGATGAGTTCTTCTTCGCCCGGTCCGTGGTCGTGGTCGTCGTCATGGTCGTCTTCCTCATGTTCTTCCGGATCGGAAGGACCGGTGGGACTGTCGTCGTCATCGGCGCAGCCGAACGTCAACGCGGCGGAGACGAATACGGCGGCGGTCAGGATGGTCAGTACGTTCCAGTGATGCCTGAACATATCGAGCTTCTCCTCAATGTGTTGCGTAGCGTGGGTTGAATTGATGCTGCTGTGTGAATCAAACGGCTATTGCGACTATGCACTTGCCAACGGTCTCGATCCGGGCCGGCGTCAGGACCGGTGCGACCATGATCGGTGCTACCTCGACCGGGATCAGCGCGGCCAGCGACGTGACCGTCTTCAAATCCTATGCCGAGCCGGTGAACGGCCTGGACGAAATGAATCGGTTAAGTTTGTTATGGTCGCGGACCGTGCCGAGTGGATTTGGCGATCGGCCGGAGCCTGCGGAGTGTCAGGTCAGGGAAGAGGCGGTGCGCGGTTGAGGTGCTGCGCGTTACGTGTCTGGGGGTACCCGGTTTCAGGCGCGCCGGCCACGAAGCCGACCAACGCGTGGTCCGGGGGCGAATCAGGCGAATCTTCTAGCACCGCGGAGGATGCGGCACCTAAAAGACACCCCTGGCAGTGGTCTGCATTCGCGGCGTCCGATTCCAGTCCATGACAGTGATGCGGCGGACTGGTGAATAGAAAGGCGAATACCAGGACGAAAGAGAGCGTAAGCAATTTCATGCCGGACTCGTCACGCGGAAAACGGACCCATCGAATATGGTGCAATTTTCGAGATTTTTAGCTTGTTTCAGTCACGTAATATTGCGCCAATTCAGCCGATTTGTCAAGTGATTTCGCGCCTTCGCACAATACGGACTTGACACGGACAGGGCCCCTTGTTATTATCCGACGCCGCGAAAAAAGCAACGCGAAAAATGCGCGGACATCTGCTTTTAAACGCAAGAAAAGGAGCGAGAACAGGGGTGTCCGGGAAAACCATGATCGAAGCGAAGGACCTATGCAAGTACTACGGTTCCTTCGTCGCCGTGCAAGACATCTCCTTTACCATACCCGAGGGCCAGATCGTGGCCTTCCTCGGACCGAACGGCGCGGGCAAGTCCACGACGATGAAGATCCTCAGCGGCTACCTGGGCGCCAGCGCGGGCACCGCGGCCATCGCCGGACTCGACGTGAGACGGGACCGCCTCTCCATGTCAAGGCGTCTTGGATACCTCCCGGAGAACGGTCCGCTGTACCAGAACATGACACCGCTGGAACTCCTGCGGTTCTTCGGCGAGGCCCGTGGTCTCGATCGACTCCGGCTGTCCGAGCGCCTGGATTACGTCATCGACCGGTGCAGCCTCCACGAAGCGCTCGAAAAACCCATCGACAAGCTTTCCCGGGGCAACAAGCAGCGGGTCGGTCTGGCGCAGGCCCTGCTCCACGACCCCGATGTGCTCATCATGGACGAACCGACCGCCGGGCTCGATCCCAACCAGATCCGGGACTTCCGCCAGGATATCCGGTTGCTCGGGCAGACCAGGACCATCCTGCTTTCCACCCACATCCTGCAGGAAGTGGACCTCATCGCCGACCGCGTTCTCCTGATCAACGAGGGCAGGATAGTCTTCGATGGCCCGCCTGCCGATCTGCGTCGCGGCGGATCGCTCGAAGCGTCTTTCCACGCCCTTACCGGACACGAAGGGGAGGCGTCGAGTGGCGAGAGTGGCGTGAGTGGCGAGGCGGCGTCGAATGACGAAGCGGCGTCGGGTGGCGTGACCGGACACGGCGAGGAGGCGGACGAATGAACCTCGGCCCGGCAAACCGAATCAACGTCCGGCTGGTGGCGGCCATCGTCCGAAGGGACCTGCGCCTGGCCTTCAGCAATCCCACGGGATACGTCTTCGTTACGCTGTTCATCTTCCTCAGCGCGGCCGCCGCGTTCTGGCAGGTCCCGTTCTTCCTGAACAACCTGGCGAACCTCGATCAGCTGAACGCCGTGTTCCCCTACCTGCTGCTCTTCTTCATCCCGGCGCTGACCATGGGCGTCTGGGCCGAGGAAACCCGGCAGGGTACGGATGAACTGCTGCTTACGCTCCCGGCGACGGACCTGGAAATCGTCCTCGGAAAATACCTCTCGGTGGTGGGCGTCTATACGGCCTCGCTCGTGCTGTCCCTGACCCACGTGCTGGTCCTGATGTTTCTCGGCAGTCCCGACCTTGGGCTCATGGCCGGAAATTACCTCGGATACTGGCTCGCCGGCGCCGCCCTGATCTCCGCCGGCATGCTGGCGTCCCTGCTGACCTCGCACGTCACCATCGCCTTCATCCTCGGCGCGCTGTTCTGCGCCGCCTTCGTACTCATCGGACCCATAGCCGGCGGAATCAGCGACGGACTGCGGAGCCTGCTGTCGCCCCTGGGGTTATTTACCGCCTTCGACGACTTCGCGCGCGGCGTCGTCAGTTTCTCCGGACTGGTCCACTTCGTCTCCGTCGCCGGTCTGATGCTGTATCTCAACGTGGTGCTGATCGGTCGGCGCCACTGGCCCGTGCAGGCCGGCGGATACCGGATGGGGATCCACCACGGCGCGAGGGCGGCGGCCCTCGTGGCGGTGGTAATCGGACTGAACGTCATCCTGGGCCGGGCGGGCGTCCGCCTGGACGTAACCGCCGAAGGGCTCCATTCGCTTTCAGACGAGACCGTGCAGATGCTGTCGGAGCTGGACCCGGAGCGTCCCGTATTCATCCAGGCCTTCGTGAGTCCGGAGGTGCCGGAGTCCTACGTACAGACCCGATCGAGCCTGATCGACGTGCTCAAGGAGCTGGACGCCGTGGGCGGCAGCCGGGTCCAGGTTCGGATCCAGGCCACGGAGATGTACACTCCCGAGGCCCGGGAGGCCAGTGAGCGATTCGGCATAACTCCCCGCGAGCTGCCGGACCTGCGCAGTGCCCGATCGGGGTTCACGAACGTCTTCGCCGGGATCGCCGTTACCTGCGGCCCCGAGGAACAGGTGATCGGGTTCCTGGACACCGGACTCCCCGTCGAGTACGAACTGGTGCGCAGTCTGCGCGTGGCCGCCCGGGCGGACCGCGCGAAACTCGGCATACTCGCCACGGAAGTGCGGCTTTTCGGGGGATTCGATTTCAACACCATGCAGAGCCGCCAGCCCTGGGCCATGACCGAAGAGCTGCGCAAGCAGTACGACGTGGTGCAGGTCCAGCCCCAGGAGGACTATCCCGACGACCTGGACGTGCTCCTGGCCGCCCTGCCCAACACCCTGACCCAGCCCGAAATGGACCGGCTGTCGGACTACATCGCCTCGGGGAACCCCACGCTGCTCCTGACGGACCCGCTGCCCTCCTTCAACCTGGCCCTTTCCCCTTCCGAGCAGAAGGGGGCAAGCGCCAATCCCTTCGCCGGCAACCAGCAGCCCGCTCCCGTGCCGAAGGGCGATATCCAGGGCCTGCTGCGCAGGTTCGGCGTGGAATGGACCACCGGCCTGATCGTATGGGACCAGTATAACCCCCACCCCGGCATGGCCCACCTCCCGCCGGAAGTGGTCTTCGCGTCCCCGGGCAACGAGAATCCGGACACCTTCAACCAGGAAGCCGTCAGCACCGCGTCGTTGCAGGAACTCGTCTTCATCTTCCCGGGCCGGCTGCAGCATGCCGGCTCGGCGGACTTCACGTTCACCCCCCTGGTACAAAGCGGCATCATGTCGGGGCTGACCGCCTATTCCCAGCTCGTTCAGCGCAACTTCTTCGGCGGTTCGCAACTGGTGCTCACCAATATCCCGCGGCGCGCTAGTCAGAACGCCTACACGGTGGCGGCCCACGTCACGGGCAACGCGGATGGCACCGCGGCCACGGACGACGCGGCCGGGGAAGGCGCGGTGGGAACCGGAGTAAGTACGCCGGTCAACCTGGTCGTCGTGGCCGACGTGGATTTCGCTTCGCAGCAGTTCTTCGACATACGCCGCATGGGCGCCGCCGGGCTAAGCTTCGACAACGTCACCTTCTTCCTTAACCTCATGGACGTTCTGGTCGGTGACGAGTCCTTCATCGCCCTGCGCAGCAAGCGGGTGCGTTACCGCACGCTCGAGACCGTCGAAAGGCAGACCATGGCCTATACGGAGCAACGGGTCAGGGACGAGGACGCCGCCGAGGAGGAGGCGCAGGCGGCACTGGACCAGGCCCGCCGCCGGCTCACGGCCCGGGTGGACGAGGTCCGCCAGCGGACCGACCTGGACGAACAGACCCGGCGGATCATGGTCCGCAACCTGGAGGAAGTGGAGAATCGGCGGTTCGAGACGCTGCAGACCAATATCGAGGCCGAAAAGGAAGCCAGGATCCAGGAAAGCAAGGAGATGATGGAAAGCCAGGTCCGGCTGATCCAGAACACCATAAAGAACCTGGCCGCCCTGCTTCCGCCCGTGCCGGTCTTCCTCCTGGGCGTATTCATCTTCCTCCGGCGCAGGCGTCGCGAAAACGAAGCGGCCGCCGCCGCGCGGAGGTTGAGGAGCTGAACATGGACGAGACACGCAAGACCCTGGCCTTCGTCGCCGCGGCGGTCGTAGTGACCGCCGCCGCCTTCCTGGCGGCTCCGGCCGACCCGACGCCGGAAGCTTTCTCGGACCGCGGCGAGGCTTTCTTTCCGGACTTCGTCGATCCGAACGACGCGGTCTCCCTCGAGGTCATCGACTTCGACGAAGCGACGGGAGGCATCGTCGCTTTCAGCGTGGCGTTCAAAGGAACGCGCTGGCGCATTCCCTCCCATCACAACTACCCCGCCGACGACAAGGACCGCCTCGCCCGCACGGCCGCCGGACTCATCGAGGTCCGCAAGGACGACGTGGTCGCCGAGATCGCCGCGGACCACGAAGCACTGGGCGTGGTGGACCCGCTGGACGAGTCGATCGCCTCCCTGTCGGGACGCGGCAAGCGCGTTACGATCAAGGATGGAAACGATAACCTGCTCGCCGACCTCATCGTCGGCAGGAACGTCCCGGGCCGGGAAGGCCAGTACCGCTACCTCCGGGTACCCGGCCAGAAGCGGACCTACGCGGCGCGGTTCGACGTGGACGTATCCTCCCGGTTCGGCGACTGGATCGAAAAGGACCTGCTGGAAGTGGACCAGGCGCGTATCGACCAGGTGATTCTGAAAGACTACTCCATAGACGAGGGCACCCGCATGTTGAACCAGCGCGACACGATCGTGCTGTCGAAAGGGGACGCCGACTGGACGGCCAACCGCATGCGGACCGGGCAGCAGGTCGACGCCGTAAAGATGGAAGACCTGCTCAAGGCCCTGGACGAGTTGACCATCGTGGGCGTCCGGCCCAAGCCCGCCGGTCTTACCCGGAGCCTGGAAGACAACGACGAAGGCATCAGCATTACCCGCGGCGATCTGGCCTCGTTACAGCAGAAGGGTTACTACTTCACGGGGGACGGCCAGCTGGTCTCCAACGAAGGCGAAACCCAGGTCCGCACGGAGGACGGCGTCCTCTACACGCTGCGGTTCGGGGAGATCGTGTACGGCGCGGGAGACGAGGTCACGGCCGGTCTGGCAGGCGCGAGTAGTGCGGGCGGTCTGGGCGGCTCGGGCGGCCCCGGCGGATCAGGAGCCGGAAGCCCCGCGGGACCGGGCGAGAACCGGTACCTGTTCATCACGACCGGATTCGACGCCGGCCTCTTCCCGGAACCGTCCAGGCCCGCTGACCTGGGATTCCAGGCCCGGGCGGACTCCCTCTGGACCAATGCCGACCGGACCAATGCCGATCTACACGAAGAACACGAGACCTGGCGGCAGCGCGTCGATACGGGACGCCGGACCTCCGCGGACTTGAACGCCCGTTTCGCCCAGTGGTACTACGTCATATCCGCGGAGAGCTTCGACCGGATCCGCCTGAGGCGCACCGACCTGGTAACCTCCGAGTAAATGGTGACCGGTTTAACCCGAAATCCCACCTGCGCGGAGGTCATCGCGCAGACCCTTCACGAAGCCGGCGTCCGATTCGCTTTCGGGCATCCCGGTGGTGAAGTACTTGAGTTGATGGACGCACTGGAACGGTCGGGGATCCGGTTCGTCCTGACCGGACACGAGTCCACGGCGGCCTTCATGGCGGCGGCCGTGGGACGCCTGACCGGTACCCCGGGGGTCTGCGTGGCGACCCTGGGACCCGGTGCGTGCAACCTGGTGCTCGGTGTGGGGACCGCCTACCTGGACCGCGACCCCGTCCTGGCCATCTCTGCGCGGACGTCGACGGAAAGGCACCACCGGAGCAACAAGCAGAACCTGCCGCTGATCGACCTCTTCACCCCCATCACCCGGTGGTCCGTCGACCTCGAAGGCGCGGACGTCGAGGACACCGTGAAAACCGCCCTTTCCGTCGCGGCGGGGCCGCCGCGGGGCCCGGTATACCTCTCCCTGCCGTCGGACGTGGCGGGAAAGCCGGTCGCCGGCCCGGATTCCGCGGGCAGCCAGGCAGGCCGCGGGACAGTGCATCCACCGCTTCCGACCCCCGCACACGAATCGGATCTACCCCGCATCCTGTCCACGTTGAACGGCGCCGAAAGACCCGTCGCCGTGGTCGGCATCGCCATGGACGCGGCCAGAGACGCACCGGCCGTCCGGCGTTTCCTGCGCGATACCGGCCTGCCCTACGCGTCGACCGTGCAGGCGAAGGGGATCGCCGATGAACTCGGTGACGGTTTTCTCGGCACGATCGCGCCGGCCGCCGGCGAAGACCGGATCATCGAATGGCTGCAGCAAAGCGACTGTGTGCTGGGCATCGGCTTCGATCCGGTGGAGGTCTCCCGGCTCTGGCATTTCGACGCGCCGCTGCAGATCGTCGCCAACGCCCCCGTGGGGTTCGGTACCTTTACGCCGCCGGCGGCCTGCGTGGGCGACGTGTCCGCCCTCCTGGGCCGCATCGCGGAAGGATACCGCGGGCGATGCCTGTGGACGGCCGACGACATCGGTTACCTGAG
The window above is part of the Gemmatimonadota bacterium genome. Proteins encoded here:
- a CDS encoding type 1 periplasmic binding fold superfamily protein gives rise to the protein MFRHHWNVLTILTAAVFVSAALTFGCADDDDSPTGPSDPEEHEEDDHDDDHDHGPGEEELITTLAITLTPSGGGSPITVRFRDLDGEGGNEPVVDVLAVTSGTDYNGMVEVLNETETPPENITEEVEEEAEAHQFFFETLGGFSAATVEYADKESDYVSNSGADHPVGLAFTLSVPDNAQNGQLRIILSHFDEAPKDGVNQSDETDIDVTFEVLVR
- a CDS encoding ABC transporter ATP-binding protein is translated as MSGKTMIEAKDLCKYYGSFVAVQDISFTIPEGQIVAFLGPNGAGKSTTMKILSGYLGASAGTAAIAGLDVRRDRLSMSRRLGYLPENGPLYQNMTPLELLRFFGEARGLDRLRLSERLDYVIDRCSLHEALEKPIDKLSRGNKQRVGLAQALLHDPDVLIMDEPTAGLDPNQIRDFRQDIRLLGQTRTILLSTHILQEVDLIADRVLLINEGRIVFDGPPADLRRGGSLEASFHALTGHEGEASSGESGVSGEAASNDEAASGGVTGHGEEADE
- a CDS encoding ABC transporter; this translates as MNLGPANRINVRLVAAIVRRDLRLAFSNPTGYVFVTLFIFLSAAAAFWQVPFFLNNLANLDQLNAVFPYLLLFFIPALTMGVWAEETRQGTDELLLTLPATDLEIVLGKYLSVVGVYTASLVLSLTHVLVLMFLGSPDLGLMAGNYLGYWLAGAALISAGMLASLLTSHVTIAFILGALFCAAFVLIGPIAGGISDGLRSLLSPLGLFTAFDDFARGVVSFSGLVHFVSVAGLMLYLNVVLIGRRHWPVQAGGYRMGIHHGARAAALVAVVIGLNVILGRAGVRLDVTAEGLHSLSDETVQMLSELDPERPVFIQAFVSPEVPESYVQTRSSLIDVLKELDAVGGSRVQVRIQATEMYTPEAREASERFGITPRELPDLRSARSGFTNVFAGIAVTCGPEEQVIGFLDTGLPVEYELVRSLRVAARADRAKLGILATEVRLFGGFDFNTMQSRQPWAMTEELRKQYDVVQVQPQEDYPDDLDVLLAALPNTLTQPEMDRLSDYIASGNPTLLLTDPLPSFNLALSPSEQKGASANPFAGNQQPAPVPKGDIQGLLRRFGVEWTTGLIVWDQYNPHPGMAHLPPEVVFASPGNENPDTFNQEAVSTASLQELVFIFPGRLQHAGSADFTFTPLVQSGIMSGLTAYSQLVQRNFFGGSQLVLTNIPRRASQNAYTVAAHVTGNADGTAATDDAAGEGAVGTGVSTPVNLVVVADVDFASQQFFDIRRMGAAGLSFDNVTFFLNLMDVLVGDESFIALRSKRVRYRTLETVERQTMAYTEQRVRDEDAAEEEAQAALDQARRRLTARVDEVRQRTDLDEQTRRIMVRNLEEVENRRFETLQTNIEAEKEARIQESKEMMESQVRLIQNTIKNLAALLPPVPVFLLGVFIFLRRRRRENEAAAAARRLRS
- a CDS encoding DUF4340 domain-containing protein, coding for MDETRKTLAFVAAAVVVTAAAFLAAPADPTPEAFSDRGEAFFPDFVDPNDAVSLEVIDFDEATGGIVAFSVAFKGTRWRIPSHHNYPADDKDRLARTAAGLIEVRKDDVVAEIAADHEALGVVDPLDESIASLSGRGKRVTIKDGNDNLLADLIVGRNVPGREGQYRYLRVPGQKRTYAARFDVDVSSRFGDWIEKDLLEVDQARIDQVILKDYSIDEGTRMLNQRDTIVLSKGDADWTANRMRTGQQVDAVKMEDLLKALDELTIVGVRPKPAGLTRSLEDNDEGISITRGDLASLQQKGYYFTGDGQLVSNEGETQVRTEDGVLYTLRFGEIVYGAGDEVTAGLAGASSAGGLGGSGGPGGSGAGSPAGPGENRYLFITTGFDAGLFPEPSRPADLGFQARADSLWTNADRTNADLHEEHETWRQRVDTGRRTSADLNARFAQWYYVISAESFDRIRLRRTDLVTSE
- a CDS encoding thiamine pyrophosphate-binding protein, giving the protein MVTGLTRNPTCAEVIAQTLHEAGVRFAFGHPGGEVLELMDALERSGIRFVLTGHESTAAFMAAAVGRLTGTPGVCVATLGPGACNLVLGVGTAYLDRDPVLAISARTSTERHHRSNKQNLPLIDLFTPITRWSVDLEGADVEDTVKTALSVAAGPPRGPVYLSLPSDVAGKPVAGPDSAGSQAGRGTVHPPLPTPAHESDLPRILSTLNGAERPVAVVGIAMDAARDAPAVRRFLRDTGLPYASTVQAKGIADELGDGFLGTIAPAAGEDRIIEWLQQSDCVLGIGFDPVEVSRLWHFDAPLQIVANAPVGFGTFTPPAACVGDVSALLGRIAEGYRGRCLWTADDIGYLRARVDAVYHPPSEEGPAGMSPYHLVGALRDALPDDAVVSSDVGAHKNVMGQRWRAPEPGTFLMSNGLSSMGYGVGAAMGAAMALPDRPVAAVTGDGAFAMMVQELETIRRTGIAPLIVVLYDASLAVIKIAQQARELPVTGVDFAPVEWVKVAEGFGIPAEDVSTPDETRDAVARWVRRRDARVLVARVDERLYTGLKY